In Cetobacterium sp. ZOR0034, the genomic stretch CGAAGTAGTAAATCTGATCATATCCATAGATGGGTAACACTTACAAACTAACTCTGCTAACTCTACTTCCATCTTTGTTGGTAATCCAAACGAACTTCCAAGCTCAATAGCTTCTCTAACACCATTTAAAACTATCTCATTATTGTGTCCTAAAATTAACGGCCCCCATGAACAAATATAATCTATATATTCATTTCCATCCTCATCATATACTTTAGATCCTTTTCCTCTATTTACAAAAATAGGGTATGTTTTATCTACTGATTTAAAAGCTCTAACCGGACTATTCACTCCACCTGGAATAATCTTTACAGCTCTTTCATATATCTTTTCTGAATTACTGTATCTCATATTAAACTCCTCTTTTTAACCATTTTGCCACATCTTTAGCATGATATGTTATTATTATATCTGCTCCTGCTCTTCTCATTGCATACATATTTTCCATTACAACTTTCTCTTCATCTATCCAACCATTCTCTGCTGCAGCTTTAACCATCGAATATTCTCCACTCACATTATAAATAGCTACTGGATTATTTATTGCGTCTGCCACCCCTTTAACTACATCTAAATATGGCATTCCTGGTTTTACCATTATTATATCTGCACCTTCATCTAAATCATTTTGAACCTCAATCATATAGTCTTTAGAATTTCTGAAATCCATTTGATAACTTTTTCTATCTCCAAAAGATGGTGCTGAATCTGCAGCTTCTCTGAAAGGTCCATAATACGCTGAGGCGTATTTAACACTATAAGACATGATTGGTAAATTTATAAATCCATTTTCATCTAAAATTTCTCTTATTGCACCAATTCTTCCGTCCATCATATCTGAAGGAGCAACTATATCTGCTCCAGCCTTAGCATGTGATAGTGCCACTTTTTGAAGAAGTTTTAACGTTTCATCATTTAAAAGTTCTTCTCCTCTTAAAATTCCACAGTGCCCATGAGAAGTATACTCACAAAGACAAACATCTGTCACTATCAAAAATTCTGGATATTTAGATTTAATGAATCTTATAGCTTCTTGAACAACTCCTGTTTCATTGTATCCTTCACTACCAACTAAATCTTTTTTCTTCGGTATTCCGAAAAGAAGCAGTGATTTTATTCCTAACTCTTTTAGTTCTTTTAACTCCTCTTCTAATCTATCTATAGATATTCTAAACTGTCCTTTCATAGATGAAATTTCAACTTTTATATTCTCTCCCTCCTCTATAAACAAAGGATAGATCAGATTATCCAAAGAAAAATCTATATTTTTAACTAAATCTCTCATAGTTTGAGAAACTCTCAATCTTCTGTTTCTATTAAACATACTACTTTTCATCTCCTATTATAGATATAACACCATCTACATCAAAAACTTTTGCTTCTAAAGATACTTTATAACCTAACTCTAACATAGTCTTTGTTGTTACAGGACCTATCGATACAAGTTTTTTGCTATCTAAAAGCGATAAATCTCCCTCTATACTTTCATGGAAAGCCTCAACCGTCGATGAACTTAAAAATGTAATATACTCCACTTCATTTAGCATAGACTCCACTTTATCTTTTGAATGAATATTTTTTCCAGTTTTATAAACTACTAACTTATGAAACTCTCTATTGTAGTCTTCACTCCATTTCTCACACTTTGCTGGAGAGATATCTGAAGTTACAAATAAAACTTTATCTCCATCCTTCGTAAAATTAACAACCTCTTTTGCTAACTCTGTACCCATATATTTTTCTGGTATAAAATCAGGTATTATTTTATACTCCCTTAATAGTTCATCTGTTTTAGCTCCAACCACACCAATTTTCAAATGCCCTAATGATCTAATATCTTTTACATTTTCCATAAAGTATTTAACTCCATTTGGTGAGTTAAACAAAATTGCACTATACTCTTTCAACTCTCTTTCATCAAAAGATTCTGCACTCTCAATATTTATAAAAGGTAACTCTCTTACTGTAGCTCCCTTAACTCTTAATTTCTCAGAAAACTCTGTAGCTTGTTTTTCATCTCTTGTCACTAAAACTTTCTTTCCTGAAAGTGATTGATTTTCAAACCACTTAAATGTTTCTCTCATATTAACAACATCACCAATTATAGTTATTGCAGGCGGAACAATTTTTTCCTCTTTAGCTTTTTCTACTATATCTTTTAAAGTTCCAACTGTAACTCTTTGGTTCTCACTCGTTCCTTTTTCTATAACTGCCACTGGTGTATCTGGATTTTTACCATTACTTATTAAATCTCCTGTGATTAAATCTAAATTTTTAATTCCCATTAAAAATACAAGAGTTCCATCTAATTTTGCTATTGTCGAAAAGTCATGCCACTCGCCATTTTCCATTGTATGACCTGTGAATACATGGAATGACCTTGCTAGTCCTCTATGAGTCACAGGGATTCCTGCATATTCAGGTACAGCTATTGATGAACTTATTCCTGGAACAATTTCAAATGGAATAGAGTGTTTTACTATCTCCTCTATCTCCTCTCCACCTCTACCAAAAACAAAAGGATCTCCACCCTTAACTCTCGCTACCACTTTACCCTCTAAAGCTTTTGAAGCCAAAGTCTTATTTATTTCATCTTGGATTACTCCACCTTCCGTATTTCCTTTTCCTAAATAGATCATCTCTGCTGATGGCTTAGCTAATTTTAAAACCTTTGGATCTATCAATCTATCATAAACTACACAATCTGCTTCCTCTATACATCTTTTTCCTTTTAGTGTCAATAAATCTATATTTCCGCAGCCTGCACCTATTATGTATACTTTCCCCATTTTTTTATTAACCATTTATTTTCTCCCTTATTTTCGCAGCTAATTTATGAGCAATCTCTTTACCTAAAACTCTCTCCTCTAAAACTTCAGCTTTATACATTATATCCTCATGGCAGTAAACACCTTTTAAAGATATTTTATCTCCAACTCTTTCTCCCGAACACCCCATTGGAGTATGGCACCCTCCATCGAAAATCTTTGAGAACTCTCTTTCTATATCTACAATCTCCTCTATTTCAGGATTATGAATACTCTTTAAAATAGATCTTATATATTCATCATTTTCTCTACACTGAATGTGTAAAGCTCCTTGAGCTGGTGCCGGCATCATTAGTTCACAATCTAACTCTTCAGTTATTCTATCTTTTAGTCCAACTCTTTTAAGTCCTGCCGCTGCTAAAAGGATAGCATCATATTGTCCCTCATCAAGTTTTTTTAATCTTGTGTGTATATTTCCTCTCAATTGCTTTATCTCTAAATCTGGTCTTAGAGTTTTCAATCCCATAGTTCTTCTTAAAGAACTTGTACCTACTATCGCTCCAATTGGTAACTCCAATAATTTTTTTCCAGTTCTAGATACAATTACATCCCTATTATCTTCTCTGTCTGGTGTAGCTCCACATATTAATCCTGATGGTGATATTATCGGCATATCCTTCATTGAATGTACAGCTATATCTACTGTCCCATCTAACAATTCATGCTCGATCTCTTTTGTAAAGAAACTTTTAAGTGATTTATCACTGTTGTTCCAGTTACTTACTAAATCCTTATCCCCACTCGTCACAATTACCTTTATCTCAAACTTTAGCTCTGGATAATTATTTTGTAATCTTCCTTTTATCATTTCACTTTGAGCTAACGCCAATATACTTCCTCTACTTCCAATTACGATTTTCTCTTTCATTATGCAATCCCTTCTTTGTATTCAAACCATTTTTTTAAGTTTATCATCTGTTCACTAAGCATATATTCATATTTAGTTAATAAATTCTCTCTATTTTCTAAATTTTCATAATAAACTCCCCAAACATCATCTATATTGTATAAATTTATATTTCCTAAATCATTTAATTCCTCTTCAATATCCCTTGGAACCGCTAAATCTAAAAATATATACTCTTTATCCTCACTTAAAAGTGGAAGTATTTCCTCTTTCTTTATAATGGCATGAGGTGCTGATGTTGCAGATATTATTATATCACTTTTTGCTACCTCTTCTAATTTATTTTCAAAACTAATAACATCCGCATTGTATATATTACTCACTTCTAAAGCTTTATGATAACTTCTATTTGTAATTGTTAGACTACTATACTCCTCTTTTGTTATAAGTTCCATTATATCTCTTGCTAAATCTCCGACTCCTAATATCAAAATCTTTTTATCTTTTAAGTCGGTAACTTTATTTTTTATAAACTTCAATGATATCGCTTCTAAAGATAGTGCATTATGGCATATCTTACTTTTATTTCTAAATTTCTTTCCAAGTTCAATAGCTTTATTAAAAATCACATTTATATTCGAACTCGAGATTTTATTTTCCATACTTGTAAGTTGAGCTTTCTTT encodes the following:
- the hemB gene encoding porphobilinogen synthase; protein product: MFNRNRRLRVSQTMRDLVKNIDFSLDNLIYPLFIEEGENIKVEISSMKGQFRISIDRLEEELKELKELGIKSLLLFGIPKKKDLVGSEGYNETGVVQEAIRFIKSKYPEFLIVTDVCLCEYTSHGHCGILRGEELLNDETLKLLQKVALSHAKAGADIVAPSDMMDGRIGAIREILDENGFINLPIMSYSVKYASAYYGPFREAADSAPSFGDRKSYQMDFRNSKDYMIEVQNDLDEGADIIMVKPGMPYLDVVKGVADAINNPVAIYNVSGEYSMVKAAAENGWIDEEKVVMENMYAMRRAGADIIITYHAKDVAKWLKRGV
- the cobA gene encoding uroporphyrinogen-III C-methyltransferase; the protein is MVNKKMGKVYIIGAGCGNIDLLTLKGKRCIEEADCVVYDRLIDPKVLKLAKPSAEMIYLGKGNTEGGVIQDEINKTLASKALEGKVVARVKGGDPFVFGRGGEEIEEIVKHSIPFEIVPGISSSIAVPEYAGIPVTHRGLARSFHVFTGHTMENGEWHDFSTIAKLDGTLVFLMGIKNLDLITGDLISNGKNPDTPVAVIEKGTSENQRVTVGTLKDIVEKAKEEKIVPPAITIIGDVVNMRETFKWFENQSLSGKKVLVTRDEKQATEFSEKLRVKGATVRELPFINIESAESFDERELKEYSAILFNSPNGVKYFMENVKDIRSLGHLKIGVVGAKTDELLREYKIIPDFIPEKYMGTELAKEVVNFTKDGDKVLFVTSDISPAKCEKWSEDYNREFHKLVVYKTGKNIHSKDKVESMLNEVEYITFLSSSTVEAFHESIEGDLSLLDSKKLVSIGPVTTKTMLELGYKVSLEAKVFDVDGVISIIGDEK
- the hemC gene encoding hydroxymethylbilane synthase; its protein translation is MKEKIVIGSRGSILALAQSEMIKGRLQNNYPELKFEIKVIVTSGDKDLVSNWNNSDKSLKSFFTKEIEHELLDGTVDIAVHSMKDMPIISPSGLICGATPDREDNRDVIVSRTGKKLLELPIGAIVGTSSLRRTMGLKTLRPDLEIKQLRGNIHTRLKKLDEGQYDAILLAAAGLKRVGLKDRITEELDCELMMPAPAQGALHIQCRENDEYIRSILKSIHNPEIEEIVDIEREFSKIFDGGCHTPMGCSGERVGDKISLKGVYCHEDIMYKAEVLEERVLGKEIAHKLAAKIREKING
- the hemA gene encoding glutamyl-tRNA reductase, whose translation is MYFKNFIVFGITHQSLDLCQRENFIQNDPTSLVERLFKDGKIVGYVNLSTCLRVEYYLHLDKNYSLEKFRKDVGLEDIFIKQGHEAVNYLFRVTCGFESVIKGEDQILAQIKKAQLTSMENKISSSNINVIFNKAIELGKKFRNKSKICHNALSLEAISLKFIKNKVTDLKDKKILILGVGDLARDIMELITKEEYSSLTITNRSYHKALEVSNIYNADVISFENKLEEVAKSDIIISATSAPHAIIKKEEILPLLSEDKEYIFLDLAVPRDIEEELNDLGNINLYNIDDVWGVYYENLENRENLLTKYEYMLSEQMINLKKWFEYKEGIA